The Paraphotobacterium marinum genome contains a region encoding:
- a CDS encoding ATP-grasp domain-containing protein, with the protein MQKPQIGMWMYQNGGGTEIENKLSYQLQDRNINVIKNIDLKNAVAHNGSLYCHDINLNQLDLFFSYNAGNQTHHQTYIYKELNKSIPMINNFEAFDLTEDKFRTSHLLNQHSITCSDYLLCGSENILKIYDQFQAWGNQAILKSLHGWGGKDLIKINNRKELQNILQSNFFKENPTHYFERVIKNDFTDYRIDIVNNEFIACYGRKAAKGSWKTNVTAGGKVIPREANDEIVNIALQAAKACQLEIAGVDILFDIERQQYVVLEVNGIPAFATPQQEKSGLNFNTKKIDAIVQLIDEKVHEHRQNYYNNVIRRETENEY; encoded by the coding sequence ATGCAAAAGCCACAAATAGGAATGTGGATGTACCAAAATGGTGGTGGTACTGAAATAGAAAACAAACTATCTTACCAACTTCAAGATAGGAATATAAATGTCATTAAAAATATTGATCTAAAAAATGCTGTTGCCCATAATGGCAGTTTATATTGTCATGACATTAACTTAAACCAATTGGATTTGTTTTTTAGTTATAATGCTGGGAATCAAACCCATCATCAAACCTACATTTACAAAGAGCTCAACAAATCTATACCCATGATAAATAATTTCGAAGCCTTTGACTTAACGGAAGATAAATTTAGAACCAGTCATTTACTCAACCAACATTCAATTACCTGTTCAGATTATCTTTTATGTGGCTCTGAGAATATTCTAAAAATCTACGATCAATTTCAGGCTTGGGGTAATCAAGCTATTTTAAAGTCTTTGCATGGATGGGGCGGAAAAGATCTTATTAAAATAAACAATAGAAAAGAACTCCAAAATATTTTACAGAGTAATTTTTTTAAGGAAAATCCAACTCATTATTTCGAGCGAGTCATAAAAAATGATTTCACTGACTATCGTATAGATATCGTCAATAATGAATTCATAGCCTGTTATGGAAGAAAAGCTGCCAAAGGTAGCTGGAAAACAAACGTAACAGCTGGTGGGAAGGTTATCCCAAGAGAAGCAAATGATGAGATCGTTAACATTGCCCTTCAAGCAGCAAAAGCATGTCAGCTTGAAATTGCGGGAGTTGATATTCTTTTTGACATAGAAAGGCAACAATACGTTGTTCTAGAAGTGAATGGGATTCCAGCATTTGCGACCCCACAACAGGAAAAAAGCGGACTGAATTTTAACACAAAAAAAATTGATGCAATCGTACAACTTATTGACGAAAAAGTTCATGAACATCGTCAAAATTATTATAACAATGTGATTAGGAGAGAAACTGAAAATGAATACTAG
- a CDS encoding ATP-grasp domain-containing protein: protein MNTRPKLGFLYFDYVLQFFNKSNFKGWPEKIETVTYHWDNQIDAFIDEVKRKKVDVLIGNIPATAYETFVKISKKIPHIKFIPSIESQFCNRSKENVTLFCEAHKLSAPNTNIFYNKEERDNFIEKTHYPKIVKRSYGPSNYGGYFVHKVDTKSEMQKLFAEKKYHPAYIQDYVPLTADIRVMLIGHKPVCAFWRRPAKGQWLTNTSQGGSMDYANVPEEVLNLAIKASKAAKAEYWACDIAIDNKNNIKILECATAFAAFPYIRDWIGQYLMAILAPNEFNMPNIPHRNWEEIGKINSSLLRTMRDISFSKHVPFYSETGELMASVEFDNNQNLPEISMLNWYKKHMEFHLNKNKEKDLVV, encoded by the coding sequence ATGAATACTAGACCTAAATTAGGGTTTTTATATTTTGATTATGTTTTGCAATTTTTTAATAAGAGTAATTTTAAAGGGTGGCCTGAAAAAATTGAAACTGTTACGTATCACTGGGATAATCAGATAGATGCTTTTATAGATGAAGTAAAAAGAAAAAAAGTTGATGTCTTGATAGGCAATATCCCGGCCACTGCCTATGAAACATTTGTTAAAATTTCGAAAAAAATTCCTCATATAAAATTTATTCCCTCAATTGAAAGTCAGTTTTGTAATCGTTCAAAAGAAAATGTGACACTTTTCTGTGAAGCACATAAATTATCAGCACCTAATACAAATATTTTTTACAACAAAGAAGAAAGGGACAATTTTATAGAAAAAACCCACTATCCTAAAATTGTCAAACGTTCATATGGACCATCTAACTACGGGGGTTATTTTGTCCATAAAGTGGATACAAAATCAGAAATGCAAAAGCTATTTGCTGAAAAAAAATATCACCCTGCGTATATACAAGATTATGTACCTTTAACAGCTGACATTCGTGTCATGTTAATTGGGCATAAGCCTGTGTGTGCCTTTTGGAGAAGACCCGCTAAAGGACAATGGCTTACAAATACAAGTCAGGGTGGCTCAATGGATTATGCTAATGTACCGGAAGAGGTTTTAAATTTAGCTATCAAAGCTTCAAAGGCAGCCAAAGCAGAATACTGGGCTTGTGATATTGCAATTGATAATAAAAATAATATAAAAATCTTAGAATGCGCGACTGCATTTGCGGCCTTTCCCTACATACGTGACTGGATTGGTCAATATCTAATGGCCATCCTAGCTCCAAATGAATTTAATATGCCAAACATACCCCATCGTAATTGGGAGGAAATTGGTAAAATTAATTCATCACTTTTAAGGACGATGCGAGACATAAGTTTCTCAAAACATGTCCCTTTTTATTCTGAAACTGGAGAGTTAATGGCAAGTGTTGAGTTTGATAACAATCAAAATTTACCAGAGATATCGATGTTAAACTGGTATAAAAAACATATGGAATTTCATCTTAACAAAAATAAAGAGAAGGACCTTGTCGTTTAA